One segment of Solanum lycopersicum chromosome 1, SLM_r2.1 DNA contains the following:
- the LOC101243636 gene encoding DNA replication licensing factor MCM7-like protein translates to MNDLDFNRDKDLAKDFLSNFADSNGEAKYMNILQDVANRKTKAIEIELEDLADYKDLDEEFLRRIAENTKRYITILASAIDELMPEPTEAFPDDDHDILMTQRSEEVTENTDGSDPKQKMPPEIKRFYEVYVKASSKGRPFTIREVKASYIGQLVRISGIVTRCSDVKPLMQVAVYTCEECGFEIYQEVTARVFMPLSECPSKRCTVNKAKGNLILQLRASKFLKFQEAKIQELAEHVPKGHIPRSMTVHFRGELTRKVSPGDVVELSGIFLPMPYTGFRAMRAGLIADTYLEAMSVNHFKKKYEDYELTGDEEEQIARLAEDGDIYNKLSRSLAPEIFGHEDIKKALLLLLVGAPHRQLKDGMKIRGDLHICLMGDPGVAKSQLLKHIINVAPRGVYTTGKGSSGVGLTAAVQKDPVTNEMVLEGGALVLADMGICAIDEFDKMDDSDRTAIHEVMEQQTVSIAKAGITTSLNARTAVLAAANPAWGRYDMRRTPAENINLPPALLSRFDLLWLILDRADMDSDLEMARHVVYVHQNKESPALGFTPLEPSVIRAYISAARRLSPSVPKEIEEYIASAYSSIRQEEAKSNTPHSYTTVRTLLSILRISSALARLRFSEKVAQSDVDEALRLMQMSKFSLYSDDRQRSGLDAISDIYSILRDEAARMNRLELSYAQALNWISRKGYSEAQLKECLEEYAALNVWQIHPDSFNIRFIDA, encoded by the exons ATGAATGATCTTGACTTCAACCGCGACAAAG ATCTAGCGAAAGATTTTCTGTCAAACTTCGCTGATTCTAATGGTGAAGCCAAATACATGAACATTCTC CAAGATGTTGCTAATCGTAAAACCAAGGCTATTGAGATTGAGCTCGAAGACTTAGCTGAC TACAAGGACTTGGATGAGGAGTTTCTTCGAAGAATTGCTGAGAACACTAAACGATATATCACAATATTAGCAAGTGCGATTGATGAGCTCATGCCAGAGCCAACGGAGGCTTTTCCAGATGATGATCATGATATTTTGATGACTCAGCGGTCAGAGGAAGTAACTGAGAACACTGATGGTTCTGATCCAAAACAAAAGATGCCCCCAGAGATCAAGCGGTTCTA TGAAGTGTATGTTAAAGCATCTTCAAAAGGTCGGCCCTTTACAATTAGGGAGGTCAAGGCTTCGTACATTGGTCAGCTTGTCAGGATATCTGGTATTGTGACACGTTGTTCGGATGTTAAGCCACTGATGCAGGTGGCTGTATATACATGTGAAGAATGTGGATTTGAAATTTATCAG GAAGTAACTGCTAGAGTATTCATGCCTCTGTCTGAATGCCCATCCAAACGCTGCACCGTAAATAAAGCAAAAGGGAACCTCATCCTTCAACTTAGGGCATCAaagtttttaaagtttcaaGAG GCCAAAATTCAAGAGTTGGCTGAACATGTACCCAAAGGTCACATTCCGCGATCAATGACTGTGCACTTCAGAGGAGAACTTACAAGGAAG GTATCTCCTGGTGATGTTGTTGAACTGTCAGGCATTTTTCTACCTATGCCTTACACAGGATTTAGAGCAATGCGAGCTGGGTTAATTGCAGATACTTACTTGGAAGCAATGTCTGTTAAccatttcaagaaaaaatatgaaga TTATGAACTTACAGGAGATGAGGAAGAGCAGATTGCAAGGTTAGCTGAGGATGGAGATATATATAACAAGTTGTCTCGTTCCTTGGCTCCTGAAATTTTTGGGCATGAGGATATTAAGAAAGCTCTTCTTCTCCTTCTAGTAGGTGCTCCTCATCGACAGTTGAAGGATGGTATGAAG ATCAGAGGTGATTTACATATATGTTTGATGGGTGATCCCGGGGTAGCAAAGAGCCAGCTTCTCAAACACATAATCAATGTTGCACCCAGAGGTGTTTACACAACTGGTAAGGGTAGCAGTGGTGTTGGTCTAACTGCTGCTGTTCAGAAAGATCCAGTAACTAATGAGATGGTTCTTGAAGGCGGAGCACTG GTATTAGCAGATATGGGTATATGTGCTATTGATGAATTTGACAAGATGGACGACTCTGATAGAACAGCTATTCATGAAGTAATGGAGCAGCAGACTGTTAGTATTGCAAAGGCTGGGATCACTACATCTCTAAATGCAAGGACCGCAGTGCTTGCTGCTGCTAATCCTGCATG GGGAAGATATGATATGAGAAGGACACCAGCTGAAAATATTAATCTTCCTCCAGCTCTTCTATCAAGATTTGATCTGTTGTGGCTAATCTTAGATCGAGCAGATATGGATTCCGATCTTGAAATGGCTAGACATGTTGTTTATGTGCATCAAAACAAAGAGTCTCCTGCTCTTGGGTTCACTCCACTTGAACCATCTGTGATTCG ggCTTATATATCAGCTGCAAGGAGATTGTCTCCCTCTGTACCAAAGGAAATAGAGGAGTATATTGCTAGTGCATATTCTAGTATCAGgcaagaagaagcaaaatcaaACACCCCTCACTCCTATACAACCGTCAGAACACTTCTAAGCATCTTGAGGATATCATCT GCACTAGCCAGACTGCGTTTCTCAGAAAAAGTTGCTCAGAGTGATGTGGATGAGGCGCTTCGGTTAATGCAGATGTCGAAGTTCTCCTTGTATTCAGATGATCGGCAAAGATCTGGCCTGGATGCAATATCTGACATTTATTCAATCCTTCGTGATGAGGCTGCTCGGATGAACAGGCTGGAACTAAGCTATGCCCAGGCTCTGAACTGGATTTCCAGAAAG GGATACAGTGAAGCTCAACTCAAGGAATGTTTGGAAGAATATGCAGCCTTAAATGTGTGGCAGATTCATCCTGATAGTTTTAACATCAGATTCATTGATGCATGA